CCGGCGCGGAAGTCCCGTGTGCACCGAGGCGCGTGATGCGCCCGCGGGGCAAGGCGGAACGACGCGCCGTAGCCGTCGCTACGGCAAGGAATTCCAACGCCGCATCCGCGGGATGCAGCGCGGGCCGAATGCCTACGGGACTTCTGCAACGGTACACTAGGTACTCATCTGTTACAGTCCACTAGCCCAACTGGTAGAGCTTCGGGGGGGCGGGCGCGCCGGTGCGTTGGGCGACGATCACCCCGCCCTCCGAGGCGATGATCTCGCAGCCGGCCGTTACCAAACCCGCCGCGACGCCGTCGTCGGCGCCGGTTACGACGATGCGGCCCCCCGGGGCGACGACACGAACGGCGTCAGCCGGATCCACGTGGGCCGCGGCGTCGGTGGCGAGCGCCGCCGTCCTGCCGTCCGCGAGCGGCAGGCGGGCGCCGGTCAGGAGCGAGCTGACGCCCTCGGCGGCGGCCCGAGGGTTCGCCCCGTCGGCGGCGGCGACGACGATCTCCAGGCTGGGGAGCAGCTCCGAGAGGCCGATCGCCTCTCGGTCGCGGGGGGCCACCAGCACGACGACGCCCTCTGTGGCGGCGTCCAGCCCCAGGAGCGCCGCAAGCCGAAGCGCCTCGTCGGCCGAGGCCTCGTCGGTCCCGCGCGCGGATGGATCCTCCGCTCCTTGAGGGGAGAGCGTAGCGCCGCCTCCTTCGTCGCGCAGATCGGCGATTCCGTCGGCCACTGGGTAGGTCCGCGAGCAGCCCGGACAGCCCAGCGAACCCGCCAGCGCCCGACCTCCACGCGTATCGCTGGCGAGCAGCACGAGGCCGCCGCCGCAGGCGGGGCACTGGAGGATCTCTGTCAGGGCCACGTGCATGGTGTACGCGCTCCGAATGCCGTCGGAAAAGCTCAATCTGCCGCCTCACCTCGAAGATCGCAGCCCCGCGGCGATCTGTGAATCCGGTATCGCGTTTCGCGAAAACGTTCGTGGTTGGGACCCGAACACGAGGTTTTCCACAATCGGCCATGAAATAGCGCAAATCGTTTGTTTTTAAGTCGTTACGCGTGTAGGTCCCGTGCGCGCACGCATGGCACCGGCATTGCCCTTCCCTCCTGCCGTCGCGGCGGCTCGACACAGAGTCCGCTGCAGTACCCCGCGCATGACGAGCGACCCAAAGAGGGGACGCGGAGTTCCGGCGAATGCCAGGGCGGGGGGGGAACAACAAACAGGGAGATTCGCCATGCGAAGGGTCGTTCTCACTCTGGCCGCGGTCGCCACGCTGGGCGCGCCGGCGGCCGTGCAAGCGCAGAGCTCGGCGTCGGCCGACGCCACCGTCAGCGCGACGGTCGTCGCCGCGCTCACGCTCATCAAGAACGCCGACCTGGACTTCGGCCCGGTCGGCCCAAGCTCGATAGTAGCCGTCTCCTTCATGGATGCCGCGGCAGCGAACTGGAGCGCCACCGGTGAGCCCAACACGCCCGTGACGCTGACTTTCTCGCCGTCGATCATCCTGATGGACGCCGCTCTGAATCCCATTGTGTTCACCCCGGACATGGGTTCGGACGCCACCACGCAGGGTTCGGCCGTTGCCGTCAACAGCGGCGACTCGGTCAGCCTGGACGCCGGCGGCCAGCACCAGTTCTGGCTGGGCGGCAGCATCAACGTGCCCGTCACTCCAGCGGGCATATACAGCGGTCTCTTCGGTCTCACGGTGGAGTACTAGGAGAGCCGAATCGGGCCGGCCGGAGGCCGGAGAACACTCCGCTTCCGGCCGGGCCGGTCGGGTCGCCGCTTTGGAGGCTGGCGATGCGCTCCCCGGTCCTACTCGCCGCGCTGCTCGCGCTCGGTCTCTCGACCGGCGCGCGCGCGGCTTCGGCGCAGGCAAGTGCCACGACGGCGACGACCATTACGGTCGACGTCGTCGCAGGCCTTTCCATCCTCAAGATCAGCGACATCGACTTCGGCGTCGTGCCGGCCGGATCCGGCGCGAACACGCTGCTCGCGACCGATCCCGGCGCGGGCGGGTTCCACATCCTCGGTGATCGCGGCCGCGATGTCACGGTGACGATCACCGCCCCCCCGATCATCACGTCGGGCGGCAACTCGCTGCCTTTCGCGGCCGCCGCGTCGGTCAACGAGACCGCGGACGATCCAGCCGCGGCGACGCCGGCGACGGTAGGCGCCGGCTTCACGATGAAGCTACGCGACCAGGCCCCGGCCAGGAACGGCCGGCTCGGCTACGTCTACGTCCACGGCCAGATCACGGTCGCCCCCGCGGCGACGCCGGGCGTGTACACGGGCGTCGTCACGATCACCGCGGAGCTGTAAGGCGTGGCCATGCGCGCGTTCTCCATTCGATCGAAGCCCGCGCGTACCTCGCGCCTCGGGGTCGCCGCGAAAGCGGTGCTGCTGGCGCTCGCCTGGGGCTCGCTCGATTCCGGCGCGGTTCAGGCCCAGGGACAGGGGCAGGGTCGGCGCAACGCCCCCACCGTGGTCGTCTCCCGCCTCAACGATCTGAGTTTCGGGATCGTCGTCGGAGGGACTCCGGTCCTGGTTCGGCCGGAAGACCCAACGGCGGCGCATTTCGAGGTCAAGCTGCGCGGACGACCGCCGCACGTGGTCACCGTTACGCTCGCGCTGCCGCGGGAGCTCACGTCCGGACCGAACCGTTTACCGATCCGCTTCGACGGCGCCAGCGCCGCGTGGGCCACACCGGACGCACCCGACGCGCGCACGATCTTCGACCCGGCGCAGGGCGCCACCATTACGCTGGACCAGCGTGGACCCAAGTCGATCCTGGTCTGGATCGGCGGCGTCCTCGAACCGACCTCCAATCCGCCTTCGGGCGACTACACCGAGCTCATCACTCTCAGCGCGGTCGAGAACTAGGAGATGAACGTGATTCGTCGAGCACTCCCCATCGCGATCCTACTCAGCGCCGTCGCCGCGCCCGGGGGCGCGCAGACGCTGGTCGCGCCGACCATCATGACCATGAGCGACCGCGACCGGTTCGGCACCTTCATGGTGGACAACCGGTCGGAGGAGCCCCAGGAGGTCACGATCTCGTTCAAGTTCGGCTACTCGACCTCGGACGAGACGGGTCGCCGAACGTTCGTTTACGACGACTCCGTGTCGGCGGCCGCGCTGGGCCTGCACGGCAGGATTCGCGCTTTCCCCAGGCGGTTCGTGCTGGCCCCCGGCGCACGCCAGATCGTGCGCATGAGCGCCCGCCCGCCCGTAGACGCCCCCGACGGAGTGTACTGGGCGCGCGTAGTGACGGCGTCGCAGCCGCAGTCGGCCGCCGTGGAGCAGCAGGTCGCCGAGGGCGTCACCACCCGCGTCGTCTTCCGCCTGGAGCAGGTCACCACGGTGCTGTACCAGAAGGGCGAGGTCGCGACGGGTCTCGAGCCCGGCCCGCTGAAGGCGCAGATGGAGCGGGACTCCGTGACGGTAACGCTGCCACTGCGCAGGACCGGCAACGCGCCTTTCTTCGGGCGCGCCAGGCTGCTCGTCATCCCCGACGTCACGGAGGCCGGCCTGGAGCCGAGCCCGGAGCGCGAGGACGAGCTTCTCTTCGAGGTGTTCTTCGATCGCGTGATTCGCTTCGACGTGCCGCTCGAGGGGCTCCCGAGCGGACACTATCGCGTGCGCATCGTACTGAGCCCGGACCGGCCGGACGTGCCGCCGCAAGACAGGGTACTCATCGACCCGCTGGAGATCGAGGCTCCGTTCTCAGTGCCATGAGCCTGCGCCGGGGTGTGACCGCGGCGGCGCTAGCCCTGGCCGTCTTCGCCGCCGGCGCCCGCGCGCAGGAGGGCCCAGCCACGCCCCCGAGGCCCACCGCGGACGCGGAGATGGCGTTCCTGTCGTTTCGACACGCTGGCTTGATCGACACCGTCATCAGCGCCGTTTACGACCGCGATTCCCTGTACCTGCCCCTGGGCGAGGCCCTGCGCGTGCTGGGCGTCCCGGTGGTGCTCGATCTGGACGCGGGGCGCGCCACGGGCTTCTTTCTCGACCCGGGTGATCGTTACGAGGTGGACGCCCTGGCCGGCGTGGCTCGGGTGGGCGGGTCGACAACGCCGCTGGCGCAGGGAGAAGTCGTAGTGGGAGACCTGGACATCTTCCTGCTGCCTTCTGCGCTGGAGCGCGCGTTCGGCATCGACGTGCGGGTCGACCTGGGCGAGTTGGTGCTGCGACTCGACGCGCGCGGACGGCAGTTCCCGATCGTCGCCGCCCAGCGGCGCCGCAGGCTGCGCGACACCAACGTCCACGAGAATCGCTTCGCCCCCCACGCCCCGCTCCGCGACGTGCGACTGCGGCGCCGCTTCTACGGGGGCGTGCTGGACTACTCGCTCGACGCGAGCACCGGCGCGGGCGCCGACTTCACCTCGTTCGGCCTCGCGACGGGCTTCGAAACCTTCGGCGGCGACTTCGAGGCCGGCCTGCGCGGCGTCGCCTCCGGCCGAGGCCTGAGCGCGTCGGACCTGCGCGGGTCCTGGCGCTACGTGTTCGAGGACCCGCGCCGCAGGATCTCTCAGATGCGCGTGGGCAGCGTCACGCCGGCCGGCTTGCGCGCCTTCGATCTGTTCGGCGTGGGCGTGACCAACCGACCGGTCCAGCAGCGGCGCGTCTTTTCCACCCACACGGTGGCGGGCCGCACCGAGCCCGACGCGGAGGTCGAGCTGTACGTGAACGGCCAGCTCCAGGACTTCGTGATAGCCGACGAGCTGGGCAATTATGATTTTCGCGTGCCCCTGGTCTACGGACGCTCGGTCGTGTCCTTGCGCTTCTATGGACCCAGCGGCGAGTTCCTCGAGGAGGAGCAGGGCATCCCCGTCCCGTTCGGGCTCGTCCCGGACGGCGAGTTGGACTACGGCCTATCGGGCGGCGCGCGGGCGGGCGAGGACGGCGCGGCTCTCCTCGGCCGCGTCGCGTGGGGCATCACCGACCGCGTCACCAACGCCGTCGGGCTGGAGTACGTAACCGGAGCCGCCGCCGGCGCCGAGCTCGTGATCTTCGACAGCTTCGTCGCGCGCATCACCGACGGTCTGCACGCCGCTCTCGATCTGGCCCCGGGGGCCTTCGCGCGCGCGACCGTCGAGGGGTTTTCGTCGTCGCTCGCCAGTGCGGAGTTGGAGGTCACCCGCTTCGCCACCAGCCAGACCTACAACCCGCTCGGCGACGATTGGCGGTTGAGGCTACGCGGCTTCTCGCCGTTTCGGGCGGGCCGCGTGGGCATCACGGGACGCCTGCTCGCGGACTGGACGCGTTCGGCCGAGGGCCAGGGCAGCGCGCTGCTGGACCTGGAGGCGGTGGCCAGCGTGGGCCGCGTACGCCAGAGCATGGGCGTGCGCAGCCGCAGCGCCGGCGGGTTCTTCGGGCCGACCGAGTCGCGCGAGCTGGTGTTCGGCACTCTGTACAACCTGTCCGGCTACAGAGGGCCACTGGCAGTGCTCAACGGCACCCTCGTGCGCGGCCTGTACGGACACGCGCTGCAAGGGAGCTCGGGCGACCGCGTCGAGTTGACGCTGAGCCGGCCGCTCACGCGCAACACCAGACTGGCGCTCTCCGTGGAGCGGAACTTCGCGCTGGACGCCGGGCGAGTCGAGGCGCGGGTCACGTTCGACGGAGACCCGCTGCTGGCCACGCTGGGCGTCAGGCGTGACGC
The Gemmatimonadota bacterium genome window above contains:
- a CDS encoding Trm112 family protein, translating into MSFSDGIRSAYTMHVALTEILQCPACGGGLVLLASDTRGGRALAGSLGCPGCSRTYPVADGIADLRDEGGGATLSPQGAEDPSARGTDEASADEALRLAALLGLDAATEGVVVLVAPRDREAIGLSELLPSLEIVVAAADGANPRAAAEGVSSLLTGARLPLADGRTAALATDAAAHVDPADAVRVVAPGGRIVVTGADDGVAAGLVTAGCEIIASEGGVIVAQRTGAPAPPKLYQLG
- a CDS encoding DUF4402 domain-containing protein gives rise to the protein MRRVVLTLAAVATLGAPAAVQAQSSASADATVSATVVAALTLIKNADLDFGPVGPSSIVAVSFMDAAAANWSATGEPNTPVTLTFSPSIILMDAALNPIVFTPDMGSDATTQGSAVAVNSGDSVSLDAGGQHQFWLGGSINVPVTPAGIYSGLFGLTVEY
- a CDS encoding DUF4402 domain-containing protein, translated to MRSPVLLAALLALGLSTGARAASAQASATTATTITVDVVAGLSILKISDIDFGVVPAGSGANTLLATDPGAGGFHILGDRGRDVTVTITAPPIITSGGNSLPFAAAASVNETADDPAAATPATVGAGFTMKLRDQAPARNGRLGYVYVHGQITVAPAATPGVYTGVVTITAEL
- a CDS encoding carboxypeptidase-like regulatory domain-containing protein, whose amino-acid sequence is MSLRRGVTAAALALAVFAAGARAQEGPATPPRPTADAEMAFLSFRHAGLIDTVISAVYDRDSLYLPLGEALRVLGVPVVLDLDAGRATGFFLDPGDRYEVDALAGVARVGGSTTPLAQGEVVVGDLDIFLLPSALERAFGIDVRVDLGELVLRLDARGRQFPIVAAQRRRRLRDTNVHENRFAPHAPLRDVRLRRRFYGGVLDYSLDASTGAGADFTSFGLATGFETFGGDFEAGLRGVASGRGLSASDLRGSWRYVFEDPRRRISQMRVGSVTPAGLRAFDLFGVGVTNRPVQQRRVFSTHTVAGRTEPDAEVELYVNGQLQDFVIADELGNYDFRVPLVYGRSVVSLRFYGPSGEFLEEEQGIPVPFGLVPDGELDYGLSGGARAGEDGAALLGRVAWGITDRVTNAVGLEYVTGAAAGAELVIFDSFVARITDGLHAALDLAPGAFARATVEGFSSSLASAELEVTRFATSQTYNPLGDDWRLRLRGFSPFRAGRVGITGRLLADWTRSAEGQGSALLDLEAVASVGRVRQSMGVRSRSAGGFFGPTESRELVFGTLYNLSGYRGPLAVLNGTLVRGLYGHALQGSSGDRVELTLSRPLTRNTRLALSVERNFALDAGRVEARVTFDGDPLLATLGVRRDAGGTRLRHTLRGALALDRANSRVVPTKQPWIGRSGAAFRLFVDRDGDQTYSPGEELVDGGAVRFREAVAVHRGEDKVLRAVDLRSYYQYSVRIDDTSVRNPSLVPFVRDFSFVTDPNGYKSIDVPFYVGGEIEGTVTMADEAGARPLAGARLTVRCLEGCEYAGATTTFADGTYYLAALPPGRYEITLDADQLDSIGGVATPATRTFRLDFDPIGDLVEGVDFEVTR